CTAAATATGTTAGAGTTAAACTAGTTATAGAATATGTGACCCATGTAGAAAACATAGCTAATTATTAGCCAAAAGTATAAGATAGGTCTCTGAGATAGGGTTTAAGAACGAGAGACTAAATCAGAGTCTAATAACAAGGCTGGTGAAACCGCCCTTACATTGTCTAATGCTTGTGAATATACTCTAACCTAAAGAGGATGTCCGAACTAGAAGAGAAATGTACACCCTTCGAATTTGAAATAGTCCtacatataagatataataataaaactaaattgCTTAACCTGATTATTACATTTTGAGCAATGAGCAGGCCTAAGCATGTCAGGATTAGAATAGTTTTTGAATAGGTGACCCTCTTGAGAAGCTGTCAAAACTATATTTATGATGTCTATtcatagaaatttaaatttattttagactTATTGAGAATATGCAAATtcaggttttttattttttttttttatattttcgtgAATCAGCTGGGTAAATCAGCTAATCCCTTCATTATTGGAGAGACCTACGAAAGGGCAGAAAAGTGTGTGAGCACAAACTATTACGGAACTAAAACGATGACGGAGACGTTCATTCCTCTTCTTTTATCATCCCAGTCACCAAGGATAGTAAATGTTACCTCCCGTTGTGGGAAGCTACAGGTATAATATGTTACACATAAACTAATCCAGTATACTGCAACTATTTCTAACTTTTTTCCAATCTTATTTCAGTACATTCCTAACCAGAGCATCCAGAAAGAAATAGGCGACATAGATAACTTGACGGAGGGGAAAATCGACGAGATGGTACGATCCTTTCTGAGTGACTTTAAGGAAGGGAATCTGAGGAAAAATAACTGGCCTACTAGCTTGTCGGCGTACATTGTGTCGAAAGTGGCGGTGAGTGCGTATACAAGGCTTATCGCAAAGAGGTATCCCGCAATTTGTACAAACTGTATACATCCAGGATTTGTGAGAACGGACATAACTGGGGATTTGGGCACGTTGTCGGCCGAAGAAGCCGCGAAGGGCCCTGTCATGTTGGCTTTGCTTCCTGATGGTAGCCCTTCTGGGCTTTTCTATGACCAAACAGAAGTATCATCGTTTACGTGATAATTTTAGTACGCgcatttgagagagaaaaagaataaatatattgtactttatgtatttctctcttttctgtctaaaaaaattatttggtacTTAAAAGAAAGATCCTCTTACTATCCTCTTACTATTGCATATAAATAGTCAGATAAATGCATCGTATGAAAAAGATAATTGCTTAAAAAGTTTTCAATGGCTGAGTGaataaagatcaataaaattattgttggcttaaataggccagcatccTGTCCTGTGGCGGACGGTCGTGTTGGGCcgaatcatgttcgaaatggtgaAAGACTGGGTGGGcggagtcatgttcgaaatggcgtgaggctggtttggccgagtcacaatcgagactcgtGGGCGTTGTATTTATACGCTTTATGTGAATTGATTAAGTATTTCTAATAGCTTgaacttttggaattaatggttagagccaacgatccgataattatatattatatattataaatatgaaTTCAAGAATGAGGACAATTTAGCTTGAATGAGAAAATGGAGATGGATATTTTAATC
This genomic window from Ananas comosus cultivar F153 linkage group 3, ASM154086v1, whole genome shotgun sequence contains:
- the LOC109707815 gene encoding (+)-neomenthol dehydrogenase-like — encoded protein: MAATIGGPVSCLSRIAVVTGGARGLGLGICKQLASNGVKVVLTDKDEEKGLDAVEKLKQFPHFDITFHHLNVTDSTNISSLSEFIKTKFKKLDILVNNAGVAGGIIDHEKLKVFDGKIEKLGKSANPFIIGETYERAEKCVSTNYYGTKTMTETFIPLLLSSQSPRIVNVTSRCGKLQYIPNQSIQKEIGDIDNLTEGKIDEMVRSFLSDFKEGNLRKNNWPTSLSAYIVSKVAVSAYTRLIAKRYPAICTNCIHPGFVRTDITGDLGTLSAEEAAKGPVMLALLPDGSPSGLFYDQTEVSSFT